The following coding sequences lie in one Rutidosis leptorrhynchoides isolate AG116_Rl617_1_P2 chromosome 4, CSIRO_AGI_Rlap_v1, whole genome shotgun sequence genomic window:
- the LOC139845250 gene encoding uncharacterized protein — translation MATVEVESAANILPEKVVENTPTEAPKEVVEPIAAATPPAAEPVVEEPTEEITVDAAAPVETPPTSEVPIETETKVVGEPQTEVEEPIPETTQEVKGAEETNEETAAPTEPIVEETPATIEAVVEEIPAANEAVLEETVEEKAEQADTEVASEE, via the exons ATGGCAACTGTTGAG GTTGAATCAGCTGCAAACATCTTGCCAGAGAAGGTGGTGGAAAACACCCCAACAGAAGCACCGAAAGAAGTGGTCGAGCCAATAGCTGCCGCTACACCGCCTGCAGCGGAGCCGGTGGTGGAGGAACCAACGGAAGAAATCACTGTCGATGCGGCTGCACCGGTAGAAACGCCACCCACGTCTGAAGTCCCGATTGAAACCGAGACTAAAGTGGTAGGGGAACCTCAAACTGAGGTAGAAGAACCAATACCAGAGACAACTCAAGAAGTTAAAGGAGCTGAGGAAACCAATGAGGAAACTGCGGCCCCCACAGAACCAATCGTTGAAGAAACTCCTGCGACAATCGAAGCCGTTGTGGAAGAAATTCCAGCTGCAAACGAGGCAGTTTTGGAAGAGACTGTGGAGGAAAAAGCAGAGCAAGCTGACACTGAAGTTGCATCAGAGGAATAG